Proteins from a genomic interval of Sporolactobacillus sp. Y61:
- a CDS encoding PucR family transcriptional regulator ligand-binding domain-containing protein — protein MITLQELFTLPEFDTIHIVAGERGISRPVSGVNVIESAHLAEFFKKYELLITTGINMHQDTAQLTDLVETAFERGAAGIILNVGPYIPTIPEQVIRFADQNHFPVFKMPWVYRVADFVRISFQYLAVADQKQAKTEELFSEILFQPEHDRERLAGDLLQLGIKSHAHYAVIVCSVRPPAAVPAWMTFSLEEELQKKYTIRLSMNHDNQLIYMADRKEKGVTRQFFAEVTRHVLQKRPNSGIDLFIGIGGAYRVEQLSKSYREALSVVQLVSRRPELPFFQYKDAGVYRILLETSDKAVFQTFQSEMLGPLYRYDHLHQTDLVGFLRTFLDEDGRTTPIARKEFIHRNTVLYKMKKIQSILDMDLNNPYVRTNLLLAFMIEDVSD, from the coding sequence ATGATCACACTGCAGGAACTGTTTACCTTACCTGAATTTGATACGATCCATATTGTGGCAGGTGAGCGTGGAATCAGCAGACCGGTCAGCGGTGTCAATGTGATAGAAAGTGCCCATCTGGCTGAATTTTTTAAGAAATATGAGCTACTTATTACAACCGGAATCAATATGCATCAGGATACCGCACAGCTGACTGATCTGGTTGAAACGGCATTTGAGCGCGGGGCGGCGGGGATTATTTTAAACGTCGGTCCCTATATTCCAACGATTCCGGAACAGGTGATTCGCTTTGCAGATCAGAACCATTTCCCTGTGTTTAAGATGCCCTGGGTCTATCGGGTGGCCGATTTCGTCAGGATATCCTTTCAATATCTGGCCGTTGCCGATCAGAAGCAGGCAAAAACAGAAGAACTGTTTTCAGAAATATTGTTTCAACCGGAACATGACAGGGAACGCCTGGCCGGCGATCTTCTGCAGCTGGGGATTAAAAGTCACGCCCATTATGCCGTCATCGTCTGTTCTGTCCGTCCTCCGGCTGCTGTTCCGGCGTGGATGACCTTTTCGTTAGAAGAAGAGCTGCAGAAAAAGTATACGATCCGTCTGTCGATGAATCACGACAATCAGCTGATTTATATGGCTGACCGAAAGGAAAAAGGGGTGACGCGACAGTTTTTCGCAGAGGTGACGCGACATGTGCTGCAAAAGCGACCCAATTCTGGAATTGACCTTTTTATCGGAATCGGAGGTGCCTACAGGGTGGAGCAGCTGTCGAAAAGTTATCGGGAAGCTCTCTCTGTGGTTCAGCTTGTCAGCCGCCGGCCGGAGCTGCCCTTTTTTCAGTATAAAGATGCCGGCGTGTACCGAATCCTTCTGGAGACTTCCGATAAAGCAGTATTTCAGACGTTCCAAAGCGAGATGCTCGGCCCCCTGTATCGCTATGATCATCTGCACCAGACGGATCTGGTCGGCTTCCTGCGCACCTTTCTGGATGAAGACGGAAGGACAACCCCAATCGCCCGGAAAGAATTTATTCACCGAAATACAGTTCTCTATAAAATGAAAAAAATCCAGTCTATCCTAGATATGGATTTAAATAACCCCTATGTCCGGACGAACCTCCTGCTTGCCTTTATGATTGAAGACGTCAGCGACTGA
- a CDS encoding DMT family transporter codes for MSQRRADLLLVLATAMWGSSYLFMKSGLETLDVFNLIALRFLIAFLVTAALFCRELRHTDRHTLFCSMILAINLCLVFTGILYGLKSTSAAKAGFLVALTVVFVPLLNFVLFRKKPGMNVSAGACLSLTGIGFLTWNGQFLLQPGDLLCILGALANASYILLTDHFTKRVNTICLGVWQMGFAGIFALTFSFLIETPHLPSGPDAWLSVLGLAILCSAAGYMLQTVAQKYTVPAHASLIFSLEPVFAALFAFIFMGEALPARGTIGAAIILSGIMIMEVDPWKYFHPRPMHANR; via the coding sequence GTGAGTCAGAGAAGAGCTGATCTGTTACTCGTTCTTGCCACGGCGATGTGGGGTTCATCCTACCTTTTCATGAAATCCGGGCTGGAGACACTGGATGTCTTTAACCTGATCGCATTGAGATTTCTTATTGCTTTTCTGGTCACGGCAGCGCTCTTTTGCCGCGAACTCCGGCACACAGACAGGCACACCCTGTTCTGCAGCATGATCCTCGCCATAAACCTTTGCCTTGTCTTCACCGGCATTCTATACGGCCTGAAATCCACCTCGGCAGCTAAAGCCGGTTTTCTGGTAGCTCTGACCGTGGTCTTCGTTCCCTTGCTCAACTTTGTCCTTTTCCGGAAAAAACCCGGGATGAACGTGTCGGCAGGGGCCTGTCTTTCCCTCACCGGTATCGGTTTTCTGACATGGAACGGGCAGTTTCTCCTCCAGCCCGGCGACCTGCTCTGCATCCTCGGTGCCCTGGCAAACGCCAGCTATATCCTCCTGACCGACCACTTCACAAAACGCGTTAATACAATCTGCCTCGGGGTCTGGCAGATGGGGTTTGCGGGCATTTTTGCCCTTACTTTCTCTTTTCTTATTGAAACACCTCACCTGCCGTCCGGACCAGATGCCTGGCTCTCCGTTCTCGGACTCGCCATCCTGTGCAGCGCTGCCGGATACATGTTGCAGACGGTTGCCCAGAAATATACCGTCCCTGCCCATGCCAGTTTGATCTTTTCGCTTGAACCTGTCTTTGCCGCGCTGTTTGCTTTTATCTTCATGGGAGAAGCCCTGCCTGCGAGAGGAACTATCGGGGCAGCGATCATCCTCTCCGGCATCATGATCATGGAAGTGGATCCCTGGAAGTATTTTCATCCCCGCCCGATGCACGCGAACAGATGA
- a CDS encoding aminotransferase class III-fold pyridoxal phosphate-dependent enzyme: MKTIDNQKIHKLDHQYVLHSWAKQKGIHPKIIKKSHGIYFWDEGGKKYYDMCSQLVYLNVGHQHPKLIEEFKHIGEIPLAAPGFATASKAELARKIIEVAPRNMAKVFFANGGADSNDHAIKIARMVTGRYKVFSRYRSYHGATFGAGNLSGEGRRFLVEPGIPGFIKFETPYLYRAPVDFKSDEEATAFYLNRLKNQMLYEGPDQIAAVFMETIPGSNGVLIPPKGYMEGVRKLCDQFGILMICDEVMSGFGRTGKMFAVDHYDFEPDMITFAKGVTSGYSPLGGVMVSKTIAAYFDDHVLMTGLTYSGHTVSTQIGCATLDIYQDEHLIEHAEAMGEVLAGRLERLRTYQSVGDVRHIGLFATVELVKDKKTKEPIIAYGMDYGKDKAGLMAKFIGMLTENGFYTYSHESSVMIAPPLVITEQEINEALDIFERVLSEFESTVLFADQSVISK; encoded by the coding sequence ATGAAGACCATAGATAATCAAAAAATTCACAAATTGGATCATCAGTATGTCCTGCATTCCTGGGCGAAGCAGAAGGGGATTCATCCGAAAATCATTAAAAAAAGTCACGGCATTTATTTCTGGGACGAAGGCGGTAAAAAGTACTATGATATGTGTTCCCAGCTCGTATACCTGAATGTTGGGCATCAACATCCGAAGCTGATCGAGGAATTTAAGCATATCGGCGAGATTCCGCTTGCCGCGCCCGGGTTTGCGACAGCATCTAAGGCAGAACTGGCCCGGAAGATTATCGAAGTGGCGCCCCGGAACATGGCCAAAGTCTTTTTTGCAAACGGTGGCGCGGATTCAAATGATCACGCCATTAAGATTGCACGGATGGTGACCGGGCGCTATAAAGTTTTCTCCCGTTACCGGTCTTATCACGGTGCAACTTTTGGTGCGGGGAATCTCTCCGGCGAGGGTCGGCGGTTTCTTGTCGAACCGGGCATTCCCGGATTTATCAAATTTGAAACACCTTATCTGTACCGCGCACCTGTGGATTTTAAAAGTGATGAGGAGGCAACCGCCTTTTATCTTAATCGGCTGAAAAACCAGATGCTCTATGAAGGCCCGGATCAGATTGCGGCTGTGTTCATGGAAACCATTCCCGGCAGTAACGGGGTTCTGATTCCACCGAAGGGATACATGGAAGGCGTCCGGAAGCTGTGTGATCAGTTTGGTATTCTGATGATCTGCGACGAGGTCATGTCCGGTTTCGGCCGAACCGGGAAAATGTTTGCCGTCGATCACTATGATTTTGAACCGGATATGATCACGTTTGCCAAAGGCGTGACCAGTGGGTACAGCCCGCTTGGCGGGGTGATGGTCAGTAAAACCATAGCGGCGTACTTTGACGATCATGTCCTGATGACCGGGCTGACCTACAGCGGGCATACCGTTTCGACGCAGATCGGCTGTGCGACGCTGGATATTTATCAGGATGAGCATCTGATTGAACATGCAGAGGCTATGGGTGAGGTCCTTGCCGGACGGCTTGAAAGGTTAAGAACTTATCAGTCTGTCGGCGATGTCAGGCACATTGGATTATTTGCGACGGTCGAACTGGTGAAAGATAAGAAGACAAAAGAACCGATTATTGCTTACGGTATGGATTACGGAAAGGATAAGGCCGGACTCATGGCAAAATTCATCGGCATGCTGACTGAGAACGGATTCTATACGTATTCGCATGAATCGAGTGTGATGATTGCACCGCCGCTTGTCATTACCGAACAGGAAATAAATGAAGCACTGGATATTTTTGAACGTGTTCTTTCTGAATTTGAGTCGACGGTCCTGTTTGCGGATCAGTCTGTGATTTCAAAATAA
- a CDS encoding NCS1 family nucleobase:cation symporter-1, protein MKTQIEKDGVVTLTGDAINNLKDSHMWNEDLRPTSGKEHDWTSYNFASLWIGMCICIPTYTMASGLIALGMNWWQAIVTIILGNLIVLIPILLNSHAGTKFGIPYPVFARVWFGSKGAHIPAIARALVAAAWFGINCWYGGAAIDALLVSMSGWGNVTGHTFIAFLLFWALNIIIAYRGPESIKKMEAWAAPILLILGAALFIWAITAAGGMGPMLSAPSKFESAGQFFAIFFPALTGVIAFWATLALNIPDFCRYAKNQKAQIVGQSIALPGTMGLFSFIGVAVTSATVVIFGEAIWDPAALLSQFHPVVILIGTIGIALAALTTNVAANIVAPARAVENIWPKKITFGGGAVLTGLIALAMQPWYLVGDMSTYIMGFLGGYGALLGPIDGIAIADYWLVRKRRLALTELYTKNGRYSYQSGFNRNSIIAFAVAIAVSLIGLLVPGLRFLWDNAWTIGLLVAGAVYVWLMQNSSSILTSQEYKDMTIFENSDMVGDLAPGTVKPNA, encoded by the coding sequence ATGAAAACCCAGATTGAGAAAGACGGAGTGGTCACCCTTACTGGCGACGCGATCAATAATCTGAAAGACAGTCATATGTGGAATGAGGATCTGCGGCCGACATCCGGAAAGGAGCACGACTGGACCTCTTACAACTTCGCCAGTCTCTGGATTGGCATGTGTATCTGTATTCCAACTTATACAATGGCTTCCGGTTTAATTGCACTTGGGATGAACTGGTGGCAGGCCATTGTCACCATTATTCTCGGAAACCTGATTGTTCTTATCCCCATTCTTTTAAATTCTCACGCAGGAACAAAATTCGGCATTCCCTACCCGGTGTTTGCCCGTGTCTGGTTTGGATCCAAAGGGGCGCATATTCCGGCCATCGCCCGGGCACTCGTTGCCGCCGCATGGTTTGGCATTAACTGCTGGTACGGCGGCGCGGCAATTGACGCGCTGCTCGTCTCAATGAGCGGCTGGGGAAATGTTACCGGACATACGTTTATCGCCTTTCTTCTCTTTTGGGCACTGAATATCATCATTGCTTATCGAGGGCCTGAATCCATTAAAAAAATGGAGGCCTGGGCTGCACCGATTCTCCTTATTCTTGGAGCTGCTCTGTTCATCTGGGCGATTACGGCTGCCGGAGGTATGGGACCGATGCTTTCAGCCCCTTCCAAATTCGAATCTGCGGGGCAGTTTTTCGCCATTTTCTTTCCGGCCCTGACCGGCGTCATCGCTTTCTGGGCAACGCTGGCCCTGAACATTCCCGACTTCTGCCGTTATGCAAAAAACCAGAAGGCACAGATAGTCGGACAGTCCATCGCACTTCCAGGGACCATGGGACTTTTTTCATTCATCGGTGTTGCCGTGACTTCCGCAACGGTAGTGATTTTTGGTGAGGCGATCTGGGATCCGGCCGCTCTCCTGTCACAATTCCACCCTGTCGTCATTCTGATTGGTACGATCGGTATTGCACTGGCTGCGTTAACAACAAATGTTGCCGCCAATATTGTAGCTCCTGCCAGAGCTGTAGAAAACATATGGCCCAAAAAAATCACGTTTGGCGGAGGGGCTGTTCTGACCGGCCTGATTGCACTGGCGATGCAGCCCTGGTATCTGGTTGGTGATATGTCAACGTATATCATGGGATTTCTCGGTGGATATGGTGCGCTGCTTGGACCGATCGACGGCATTGCTATCGCTGACTACTGGCTTGTACGGAAACGTCGTCTCGCCCTGACGGAACTGTATACGAAAAACGGGCGGTACAGTTATCAATCCGGGTTCAACAGAAACAGTATCATCGCATTTGCGGTTGCTATTGCTGTCTCATTGATTGGCCTGCTTGTCCCCGGACTGCGTTTTCTCTGGGATAATGCCTGGACGATCGGCCTTTTGGTTGCCGGTGCTGTTTATGTCTGGCTCATGCAGAACAGCAGCAGTATTCTGACAAGTCAGGAATATAAAGACATGACGATATTCGAAAATTCCGATATGGTGGGCGATCTGGCACCGGGAACGGTCAAGCCGAATGCATAA
- a CDS encoding LysR family transcriptional regulator, whose product MSLIKYQILVKVVACGSFTKAAGQLGLTQPAVSHAINSLETEFGFPLINRNRSGIQLTREGEILLPSLRRILQEDRNIHQQASEIHGTTRGTLHVGIFTSVTRHLLPRIIQVMDKDYSGIRLYLHEGNYIQIMEQISAGKLDCGFITFSVSKDLRCKPLMRDRILCIVSPRSALYHQEAVSFRQLEEEPFIMPAFGGYHEIRRILSEHDVHPDIRFELMEENAILSMVAHHLGISILPELVLPEDIAPLRAIPLESESYRTIQIATRLHPSPAAERFVEVAERVVKKQEVSSENRSHQ is encoded by the coding sequence ATGAGCCTGATCAAATACCAGATTCTTGTAAAAGTCGTTGCATGCGGCAGTTTTACGAAAGCCGCCGGGCAGCTCGGTCTGACGCAGCCGGCCGTCAGCCATGCGATCAACAGTCTCGAAACGGAGTTCGGCTTCCCGCTGATCAACCGGAACCGTTCAGGCATTCAGCTGACGCGGGAGGGTGAGATCCTGCTGCCTTCACTCCGCAGGATTCTTCAGGAAGACAGAAATATCCATCAGCAGGCATCTGAGATTCACGGTACGACGAGGGGGACGCTGCATGTCGGCATTTTTACCAGCGTCACCAGGCATCTTCTGCCCCGGATCATTCAGGTCATGGATAAGGATTATTCGGGCATCCGATTATATCTCCATGAAGGCAATTACATTCAGATCATGGAACAGATCAGCGCCGGAAAACTGGACTGCGGGTTTATTACCTTTTCCGTCTCGAAGGATCTGCGGTGCAAACCCCTGATGCGGGACCGGATTCTCTGCATCGTTTCCCCGCGAAGTGCGCTGTATCATCAGGAAGCTGTTTCCTTCCGGCAGCTGGAGGAGGAACCGTTCATCATGCCGGCTTTTGGCGGTTATCACGAGATCAGACGGATCCTGTCGGAACACGATGTTCATCCGGATATCCGCTTTGAACTGATGGAGGAGAATGCGATTCTGTCGATGGTTGCCCATCATCTCGGGATCAGTATTCTCCCGGAACTGGTTCTGCCGGAAGATATCGCTCCACTCCGGGCGATTCCGCTTGAGTCGGAAAGTTACCGGACGATACAGATTGCGACACGCCTCCATCCCTCACCTGCGGCAGAACGGTTTGTTGAAGTGGCAGAGCGGGTCGTAAAAAAACAAGAGGTAAGTTCAGAGAACCGGTCACATCAGTAA
- a CDS encoding iron-containing alcohol dehydrogenase family protein produces the protein MEHFFYKLPVPVDFGAGKRHKLPQLLKDMHLDRGLLISAPSMVRKGLAQELKEASDGRIVAIFSDIQPNPTVVNTEACAERLRKERCSFAVALGGGSVMDCAKAACFAARTPYRIADYLSGKRSVTAPGIPLIAMPTTSGTASEVTGASVITDTERKVKALITSEYFYPVYALIDPELTYSCPPAVTAASGLDVLAHSLEAWYGKRHQPLTDLAAQQAASLVFQFLLRAYHQPDDAKAREQMSLASVTAGLAFGLTSTAAAHACSYPLTQDYGLPHGEACAFTLPAFWRLNSRRGPESGRLQALSRRLGFKDSDDLADRIDQMKKEMGMRTTLEEVGIRSDEQLDRLVAKSFAPNMDNNPVKITRESLKTLYQDLYEDSRTSV, from the coding sequence ATGGAGCATTTTTTTTATAAACTGCCTGTACCTGTCGATTTTGGAGCGGGTAAAAGACATAAGCTGCCGCAGCTTCTGAAGGATATGCATCTGGACCGCGGGCTTCTGATCAGCGCGCCGTCGATGGTCAGAAAAGGGCTGGCGCAGGAGCTGAAAGAAGCATCAGATGGACGGATTGTGGCCATTTTTTCCGATATTCAGCCGAATCCGACGGTGGTCAATACTGAGGCCTGTGCGGAACGGCTGCGTAAAGAGCGGTGCAGTTTTGCGGTCGCGCTTGGCGGCGGAAGTGTGATGGACTGTGCAAAGGCCGCCTGCTTCGCTGCCCGGACGCCCTACCGTATTGCGGATTATCTGAGCGGGAAAAGATCAGTCACTGCCCCGGGCATTCCGCTGATTGCCATGCCGACGACATCCGGAACCGCCAGTGAAGTCACCGGTGCTTCGGTGATCACAGATACGGAGAGGAAAGTCAAGGCACTGATCACAAGTGAATATTTCTATCCGGTGTATGCGCTGATTGATCCGGAGCTGACTTACTCCTGTCCGCCGGCTGTTACGGCGGCAAGCGGGCTGGATGTTCTGGCTCATTCACTGGAAGCCTGGTATGGGAAGCGGCATCAGCCCCTGACCGACCTGGCTGCGCAGCAGGCGGCTTCTCTGGTATTTCAGTTTTTATTACGTGCCTATCATCAGCCGGATGATGCGAAAGCGAGGGAACAGATGAGCCTGGCTTCAGTGACAGCCGGTCTGGCGTTCGGTCTCACATCAACCGCGGCAGCTCACGCCTGCTCTTATCCGCTCACGCAGGATTATGGTCTGCCCCACGGGGAGGCCTGTGCCTTCACTCTTCCCGCATTCTGGAGATTGAACAGCCGTCGCGGTCCGGAATCCGGACGACTGCAGGCGCTCAGCAGACGGCTCGGGTTTAAAGATTCGGATGACCTCGCGGACCGTATTGATCAGATGAAAAAGGAAATGGGTATGCGCACGACTTTAGAGGAGGTGGGGATCCGCAGCGACGAACAGCTGGACAGGCTGGTGGCAAAGAGTTTTGCCCCGAATATGGATAATAATCCGGTCAAAATCACCCGGGAAAGCCTCAAAACTTTATACCAGGATTTATATGAAGATTCACGGACCTCTGTCTGA
- a CDS encoding MFS transporter, giving the protein MITTDTKVKLSKDHIMLIIIAGVASYLDAALAVSLGVSLPVWAKYLNLNSWLVGLLSTTLTVMIAVGAFIGGKLSDQFGRVTVFNIDIFFVAVGSAVMVFSDHFTGLMVGAAITGLASGADLPTSLAVISERTSREAYGRAISSTQIFWSVGIILSQFIGFLTANYGMGSPKILFGFIGVIAFVNWSVRVFSKNLKTIESNLVTSVKEEDHEAAGEAGEKIKIRDLFKNNHYLVPLILLTLFYLFWNLPANTWGSFINYFLVTVDHQSQMFSTMVAMTANILSMILVFIYLRISDSKYRYKAMYAGIAIAFLSFAAAGTFSGNWQIFTFAYICYCLSTVLCGEPIYKVWCQSFYPVNARATMTGFSYGIVRACTAVFSIATPTLMGYSPSLLLWILMGCTVIFGLCAISIVQLIRRLNISDPAINKGEVNVLIKHYHQTGA; this is encoded by the coding sequence ATGATCACGACAGATACAAAAGTGAAATTAAGTAAAGATCATATCATGCTTATTATCATAGCAGGGGTGGCCTCTTATCTGGATGCTGCACTGGCCGTCAGCTTAGGCGTTTCTCTTCCTGTCTGGGCAAAGTATCTTAATCTGAACAGTTGGCTCGTTGGCTTATTGAGTACGACACTGACGGTAATGATCGCGGTTGGCGCTTTTATTGGCGGCAAATTATCTGACCAGTTTGGTCGAGTGACGGTTTTTAATATTGATATTTTCTTTGTTGCCGTTGGTTCTGCTGTTATGGTGTTTTCGGATCATTTTACCGGCCTAATGGTGGGTGCTGCGATTACTGGACTTGCTTCTGGCGCTGACTTACCGACATCATTGGCGGTTATTTCGGAACGAACTTCCAGGGAGGCCTATGGTCGGGCCATTTCCTCGACTCAGATTTTCTGGTCGGTTGGTATTATCCTTTCTCAATTCATTGGTTTTCTTACCGCAAATTATGGAATGGGAAGTCCGAAGATTTTATTTGGCTTTATCGGTGTTATTGCTTTCGTGAACTGGAGTGTGCGCGTATTCTCTAAAAATTTGAAAACAATCGAGTCCAATCTTGTTACTTCAGTTAAAGAAGAAGACCATGAAGCAGCTGGTGAAGCCGGGGAGAAAATAAAAATCCGTGATTTATTTAAAAATAACCATTATCTCGTACCCTTAATTTTGTTAACTTTGTTTTACTTGTTTTGGAATCTACCAGCTAATACCTGGGGATCGTTTATTAACTACTTTTTGGTGACGGTTGATCATCAAAGTCAGATGTTCTCAACAATGGTAGCCATGACAGCCAATATTCTGAGTATGATCCTTGTTTTCATTTACCTCAGAATATCTGATTCAAAATATAGATACAAAGCCATGTATGCGGGAATAGCCATTGCATTTCTGTCTTTTGCAGCTGCAGGAACTTTCAGTGGAAATTGGCAGATCTTTACGTTCGCATATATTTGTTATTGCTTAAGCACGGTTCTGTGTGGCGAGCCGATATATAAAGTTTGGTGCCAATCTTTCTATCCAGTGAATGCGAGAGCGACCATGACAGGATTTTCGTACGGTATCGTTCGAGCCTGTACAGCCGTGTTTTCAATAGCAACGCCAACACTGATGGGGTATTCGCCAAGTCTTCTCCTTTGGATCCTGATGGGATGTACCGTTATTTTTGGCCTCTGCGCGATAAGCATTGTCCAGCTCATCAGACGGTTAAATATCAGTGATCCGGCAATCAATAAGGGGGAAGTTAACGTGTTAATCAAACATTATCATCAAACAGGCGCCTGA
- a CDS encoding Zn-dependent hydrolase, producing the protein MQKQKLLINQRRLKETIERFADFGRTKNHGVTRLSLSKEDIGARDDLISCCRELGMTIKIDDVANIYATLPGIEDKPPLVMGSHLDTVIKGGRFDGVLGVLAALEVARTLHDHHVKPKIPFTLVDFTNEEGARFDPAMMCSGILSGMFQKEDMLQIRDKEGTTFGEALKASGYQGSAENRLKEAAAYLEMHIEQGPVLESESLEIGVVEGVVGMVNYEIEVTGESDHAGTTPMKMRRDALFAATDLIGILRSRLNTLDPNLVYTIGRMNVLPNVHTVIPGKVAFTLEARHKDPEVIGQVVHIIKHLPETVDGCSVAERKLWGRDTVAFDPDLCDRLEASAQGLGYSYKRMYSGAGHDAQYIASFLPAAMLFVPSAGGKSHCEEEETSIEDCAKGVQVALDTVLGMLTDP; encoded by the coding sequence ATGCAGAAACAGAAGCTCCTGATTAATCAACGACGCTTAAAAGAAACAATTGAGAGATTTGCAGATTTCGGACGGACGAAGAATCATGGCGTGACGCGCCTGTCTCTTTCCAAAGAAGATATTGGAGCAAGAGATGATCTGATTTCCTGCTGCCGGGAACTCGGGATGACCATAAAAATTGATGACGTGGCCAATATTTACGCGACACTGCCGGGCATTGAAGACAAGCCGCCACTGGTCATGGGATCTCACCTGGACACCGTTATTAAAGGCGGACGTTTTGACGGGGTACTGGGCGTGCTGGCGGCACTTGAAGTTGCGAGAACGCTCCATGATCACCATGTGAAACCGAAGATTCCTTTTACCCTTGTTGATTTTACCAATGAGGAAGGCGCACGCTTTGATCCGGCCATGATGTGCTCCGGCATCCTGTCCGGTATGTTTCAAAAAGAAGACATGCTGCAGATCAGGGATAAGGAAGGCACGACATTCGGTGAGGCATTAAAGGCGAGCGGTTATCAGGGTTCAGCAGAGAACCGGCTGAAAGAAGCTGCGGCTTATCTTGAAATGCATATTGAACAGGGACCGGTCCTGGAAAGCGAATCACTCGAAATCGGAGTGGTCGAAGGCGTTGTAGGTATGGTGAATTATGAAATTGAGGTGACAGGCGAATCAGATCATGCCGGAACCACACCCATGAAGATGAGAAGGGATGCCCTGTTTGCAGCGACAGATCTGATCGGCATCCTGAGAAGCAGGCTCAATACACTTGATCCGAATCTTGTTTACACAATCGGACGAATGAATGTCCTGCCGAATGTCCATACGGTGATTCCGGGAAAAGTGGCGTTCACTCTTGAAGCGAGACACAAGGATCCTGAAGTGATCGGGCAGGTGGTTCACATCATAAAGCACCTGCCGGAAACGGTCGACGGATGTTCCGTCGCAGAGCGAAAACTCTGGGGACGTGATACGGTTGCCTTTGACCCGGACTTATGCGACCGGCTTGAGGCCTCAGCGCAGGGACTTGGCTATTCATATAAGCGGATGTACAGCGGTGCAGGTCACGACGCCCAGTATATCGCAAGTTTCTTGCCTGCTGCGATGCTTTTTGTGCCGAGTGCAGGCGGGAAGAGTCATTGCGAGGAGGAGGAGACGTCTATTGAGGACTGTGCTAAAGGAGTTCAAGTTGCCCTGGATACGGTGCTGGGGATGCTGACGGATCCATAA